One genomic region from Pempheris klunzingeri isolate RE-2024b chromosome 4, fPemKlu1.hap1, whole genome shotgun sequence encodes:
- the ssr3 gene encoding translocon-associated protein subunit gamma, whose amino-acid sequence MAPKGSNKQQSEEDLLLQDFSRNLSAKSTALFYGNALIVSAIPIWLFWRIWHMDLVQSAVLYAVMTLVSTYLVAFAYKNVKFVLKHKVAQKREDAVSKEVTRKLSEADNRKMSRKEKDERILWKKNEVADYEATTFSIFYNNTLFLVLVIVASFFLLKNFNPTVNYILSISASSGLIALLSTGSK is encoded by the exons ATGGCTCCCAAAGGCAGCAACAAGCAGCAGTCCGAAGAAGACCTTCTCCTCCAGGACTTCAGCAGAAACCTCTCAGCGAAGTCCACCGCTCTGTTCTACGGAAATGCACTCATCGTTTCTGCCATCCCCATCT GGCTGTTCTGGAGGATTTGGCACATGGATCTTGTCCAGTCTGCAGTGTTGTACGCTGTGATGACTCTGGTCAGCACCTACCTGGTGGCCTTCGCCTACAAGAACGTCAAGTTTGTTCTCAAGCACAA aGTTGCCCAGAAACGCGAAGATGCCGTTTCCAAGGAGGTAACGAGGAAGTTGTCCGAGGCAGACAACCGCAAGATGTCCCGCAAGGAGAAAGACGAGAG GATCCTGTGGAAGAAGAACGAGGTCGCCGACTACGAGGCCACCACTTTCTCCATTTTCTACAACAACACTCTCTTCCTGGTCCTCGTCATCGTCGCCTCCTTCTTCTTGCTCAAGAACTTCAACCCCACCGT CAACTACATTCTGTCCATCAGTGCCTCCTCAGGACTCATCGCTCTGCTGTCCACAGGCTCCAAGTaa